A window of the Gossypium hirsutum isolate 1008001.06 chromosome A05, Gossypium_hirsutum_v2.1, whole genome shotgun sequence genome harbors these coding sequences:
- the LOC121228906 gene encoding uncharacterized protein yields MFSSSLVSRSASSSSLIGDYIGMESCSSIGIDNQHQELCCGGGGVKEPENRGRKRKINFEREIPPPIPSLAKSENQPWQSLWVLKRYYTSDGRLILREEKARHHEYFRAHRSNGRLTLHLLMDCTHDIDHVEANEAQVQLDVKNINNDAQGGS; encoded by the coding sequence ATGTTTAGTTCAAGCCTTGTTTCAAGAtcagcttcttcttcttctttgatcGGTGATTACATTGGCATGGAGAGTTGCTCTAGTATCGGCATTGATAACCAACACCAAGAGCTTTGCTGCGGAGGTGGCGGTGTTAAGGAGCCAGAAAATCGGGGTAGGAAGAGGAAGATTAATTTTGAGAGGGAAATTCCGCCGCCGATACCCTCGCTTGCTAAGTCCGAGAATCAGCCGTGGCAGTCGCTTTGGGTGCTTAAAAGGTATTACACTAGCGACGGACGGTTGATTCTCAGGGAAGAAAAAGCGAGACACCATGAATATTTCCGAGCTCATCGATCCAATGGTCGTTTAACGTTGCATCTCCTGATGGATTGCACCCACGACATTGATCATGTAGAAGCAAACGAGGCTCAAGTTCAACTCGATGTTAAAAACATCAATAACGACGCCCAAGGTGGTTCATAA